Sequence from the Sediminitomix flava genome:
ACTTGATGTAACTCAAGCTTACGACAAGCATTGAAAGTCATAAATAGTTCTACTTCTTTTTGAAAGGCAATTTTAAATTCAAGGCTTAAACTGAAGTCCGTTTCAAAAGCTAAATGTTTAATATGAAAAATGGCTGTTTTTCTCTCAGCCTTGCAATCCATTCGGGCAACTAACTTTCCATCCCAAAGGACCGGTAAGGAAAAATAACCGTATTTTCGTTTAGCTTCTGGTAAGTAACATTCAATCTTGTAATCGAAATCAAATAGTTCTAACATTCTTTTTCTCTGAATGAGAAAATTATCAAATGGCGAAAGAATTTTGACACGTTTTTTGGAAAATGATTGATTCAATAAGTCGATTGCATTTGGCAAGCTGTAATATTTAGTCCCTTTGATTTGAACAATCATAAGTTCTTTATCACTTTCCATTTCTTTCAAAATCTTTGAGACGTAGGTTTTTGTGTTTTTTAGTAAGTAGGCAATTTCGCTTGCTTGTCCTATTCCATTCGCTCTCAAATAAGATATAATCAAAAATCGGATATATTCTTCATGACTAGGTGTTTTAGTATCTATATCTGAAGGTAAAACACGTTCGGTCAGATCATACACTTTGTGAAAGTTTTTTCGAGACGAAATCATCAAATCCCCTTGCATAAAAAGGTATTCCAAAGCTCTTTTGGTAGGTTTACTAGCCCAAGCAGATTTTTTCTTGGTGCTTTCAAAATCCTTAGCCATAAGCGGACCTTCTTGCTCTATTCTTTTCAAAACTTCAGACATCAAGACTTCATCTTTATCATACCAATGTCTTTGTTTTCCTTCCCCAATAGCATGTTTTCTTATTAAAGTATATTTATAGTCACGCATTGGTAA
This genomic interval carries:
- a CDS encoding winged helix-turn-helix domain-containing protein, with amino-acid sequence MNELSLEEAQKIILQSQKILSEQKLKSPLEDTLSNIEHLGYIQIDTISAVERAHHHTLWNRNENYQSSHLDTLVENRQVFEYWSHAAAYLPMRDYKYTLIRKHAIGEGKQRHWYDKDEVLMSEVLKRIEQEGPLMAKDFESTKKKSAWASKPTKRALEYLFMQGDLMISSRKNFHKVYDLTERVLPSDIDTKTPSHEEYIRFLIISYLRANGIGQASEIAYLLKNTKTYVSKILKEMESDKELMIVQIKGTKYYSLPNAIDLLNQSFSKKRVKILSPFDNFLIQRKRMLELFDFDYKIECYLPEAKRKYGYFSLPVLWDGKLVARMDCKAERKTAIFHIKHLAFETDFSLSLEFKIAFQKEVELFMTFNACRKLELHQVTPNLIKKDLQDMAIFPSF